The Oncorhynchus masou masou isolate Uvic2021 chromosome 6, UVic_Omas_1.1, whole genome shotgun sequence genome has a window encoding:
- the LOC135542638 gene encoding small ubiquitin-related modifier 3 — protein sequence MSEEKPKEGVKTENDHINLKVAGQDGSVVQFKIKRHTPLSKLMKAYCERQGLSIRQIRFRFDGQPINETDTPSQLEMEDEDTIDVFQQQTGGLC from the exons ATGTCGGAGGAGAAACCAAAG gagGGCGTGAAGACTGAGAACGACCACATTAACTTAAAGGTAGCCGGTCAGGACGGCTCTGTGGTTCAGTTCAAAATCAAGAGGCACACTCCGCTCAGCAAACTGATGAAGGCCTACTGCGAACGTCAG ggGCTCTCGATAAGGCAGATCAGGTTCAGGTTTGACGGACAGCCAATCAACGAGACGGACACACCTTCACAG ctGGAGATGGAGGATGAAGACACCATAGATGTTTTCCAACAGCAGACAGGCGGCCTCTGCTAA